Below is a window of Malus domestica chromosome 13, GDT2T_hap1 DNA.
CCCTACGGAGTCAGACCTCTCTTTCATTTGTCAATCTTTGAGGCTCCGGTACACTCCAGTTTTGATTATTCCAAAACTACCTCTGGAGAGTCCTGTTTACTACAATTCTGCCACTGTCAAGTTCAACTACAACCTCTAACTAAAGGGTTATAGAGTAAATCTATGGGTAGAAACCACCTAGTCGATTGGAGCTGCGActttgatttgggtttttgtCTCGAAGAACTTCTTGTTTGGATTGGTGATCTTTTATCTGATGATATTTTAAGAGTTGTTAGGAACCGTTCAGTTTGTACTTCTTAAAAATATAGTGCTTTTTGAGATGTTCGCTCcagattaccaaaaaaaaaatctatgggTAGAAAGAGAAGAGTGTCTTTTCCAGAAAAGAGATTGTTTAGATGATTTCTATCAAATCTTCATCTGATCGAAAATAGTGAGACAAGAAGATTGAGGAAATCTTGAAATGGGTTTTTGATTGAAGGTGGCATTTTTGTCAGTTACCCTAAATCCGACGTGGTTGGCCGTCGTTTTGGTGGCAAGTAGGTCCCTGAACTCTCACCCACCCCAACGAGCCACGAGCCACAAGCCACGAGCCATATCATCATCTCAATTACCATAATACCCTTCCAAAGTTCAACCCTTAACTTTCCTTTTTATCCTAAACTAAAATAAATTCCAAAGGTAGTGGGGCAACATGGGCCCAATAAGCATTATCCATCCCTCCAACCGCAAGGAGCATCTTTTTTCATGTGTTATACGAAATATTCAAGTTAGCTTTACACGCATCCCTAATTCCCTATGCGTGCACCCTACAATGTACAATCCCATATAACAAATATATCTATCACTCAATTTTTGAAAAGGGGAATAATATGAAAAATCAATTTCCAAAGATTCCATGcataatatgatttttttttataagtcaATTATTCGTGGTTTGATCTATTTTTGCAAGTAACTTAGAGTCTGTTTGTTACTTTACTTGAAtctaactttttaaactcaaaaataattttcaagttttaggccttaaaaacttgtttggtatgactattttcaaactgaactcaagactaattaaaaaatagtctattatctaaaaacacaaaaagtgagatttttgagtttttaaacttaaactcactcatttctttctctccctcctcccctctcactccaaatctatctctcttttctgctttctctctccccctcctcttttttcttttacctttttcgtctctcctccaatccgctctcttcattctctcagTTCTTTCTCTCATTCATCTTCATCTCTATCTCCTCCGATCttctcacttctttctcttttctccaatcatctcttactttctttcctcctctctcctctttctttctcgACCCCCTTTTTAAGGAtctttttgtctagtttaagttgtaaaatttaaaatttttaaatcgcataccaaacaagtttttgagtcttaaagaaaattgttttcaagaaaaattcttaaaaaatgttttgagaaattataaaaaatttcaaataggataccaaacaagcccttagTTAGCTGAATATATTATGCCCATATTTATATCACCAATCAAATATTTGGAACATTATTTTAATCCATCTATTTTAGTTAAGatatcaaaattcaaaagattACTAGCTTTGATATTAGTAATGCAAAATTAAGAAATGCTAAGTGGACTCTCCCAAAAGTAGAAACGTCAATGTCCGTATCAActttataaaacattgtgcgaAAATCATGAGGTCACATAAAATCTATATAAAGTCTCACTCTTGAGAGAGTTCCCTTATTAGTGAAATGCTACCGTATCAcctaaaaaaaatgtaacaaaAGAGATTGTTTGAAACACTTCTGAGTGCTCATTAAAGTattggttaacctaaaaaaataaagagtaatGTTAAGGAGATTATCTTAAAGTGGAACTGTATATGGATTATCCCACATTTTGGACACAATATGTTATAATGTTGGCACGAGAATTATGCCAGAAACATTAGGTGGCCGATAATCCATGGAGCGCctcacttttgagagagtctctTTATCACAAATCTCTATGAAACAATGGGAAGACGTCCTATTATATTCTTGAGccgggttaaaaaaaaaaaattcttgttgAAAAACCCATTGTCTAACTTGATTAATTGTCCTTTGTTGttcaaaatgaatgccttgagTTCTCAGCTTATCCCTAGAAGTGGAACTCACAGGAGGGTTGGTATGCAAAGAGAGGTCTACCTTGTAACAGGAGTGAAGAATGACTCGGCCAGGGACCGTTACATTGGATGCTTAAGCATGGGTATTTTGCATCCATTGAGCAAAGACGAGTTGTAATTGTTGTTGTTAAAAATGATTATTAcaaatttaagatttttttgTCAATGAGACACCAGCGTGTGAATTTAGTTAAATAGTGTTTTGACATGAAGTTGGTAATATTTAACGTTAAGCAAGACATATTAATTAGGAATCTTGACTCTTGAGGTGTCAAATCACCTAATTTTAAGGTCTCCATTGCCATCATACATACTAAACATTTGAAATGcctaattataatttataaaaacaaaatatcttTAATTGTGTAACACGTTAGTAACAAAACTACCTTGAATAAAACTACAAATAAAAGTCCAATATTCTCATTTCTCAACAAGTTCAGGCACTTTTGGTTCTTTCAAATATATTCCGTGGTCCGTACTTTTTTCACTTGCCCAGCGGCTCCTCTGAGAGCACCCAACACTTTTTGTTTCCCTCGCAAATAGCACCATGACGGAGGCTACAACCGTAATTTCACCCCCATTGACTTTAAATCCTTTTAGTCAAGTACACCTGTCAGCATGACGTAACGTGACTTCATCCTTACGAGGCCGTAAACCCTTCGCTGCAGCTACTACCTTACGCCTTTCGTACTAGCTTTGCTCATCAAACTCCGGTAGAAGGACCATAATACCCTTCGAGTATTCCCTCCTAGGGGGTTACCTTGATGTTATTCTAAATCAATCATATGCTGATATTTATTTTAAACTTCGCACATGACGGTGTGTATGCTACATTAGcatataagaagaaaaaaatgtttgaaCTTATTAGATTATGATTTGGAGATGATATATGTTGCTTTTATGCTTCATTTCAACTTTCGGATGTGGGAAATAAATGAATGAAAACATAATTCTTGGGTAGCCATAAAGTGAGTTCACCTGTTTCTAGAGGAAGCCAATGGAATAGCTCGGCCATCTTTTGTTCAGCAATAGGGTGGATGGTGCAATGTCAGGAAGTAGATATTAACCTTCATGCATCTCATTGCAAGTAAGAAGCCAAACATTGTTCGATTCCTAAATGCTATAAAGAAACCTACTTAAAATGGCATTGCTAATGTCGCGGTGTCTTAAATCTATCAACCATTGACTTGCATTTAAGATTTCCTACATATCCATATGTGAATGTTTTGGAGTACAACAACAATGTCATCTGCATAAAACACTTGTAAATCAATCACAAATTGACAATGTgaaaacaattttttgtttttcgtgATTCTAAAATAACCTATTGCAAGTAAGGAGGGAATAAGTGGTTAACATACACAATGTGATTGTTTTATGAGAAGACCACAATGCATCTCCCCACCGTCCAAAACATATGCAAGTTTCCAACTTGGAGGGCAAGGTTTAAAATGGCAATTTAGGTAAAATATAAAGCAAAAGCATAATCCAATTAAAATTTGAGATTCGGGAGGGAGGGAAGAGACCCAATAGGGCTTTAACAGCTTCGGTTATTTCCACACACAAAGGTCGAACACCACAAGaaagatctctctctctctctctctctctctcttaacgATTTTGGGTTtcgtttaattgtcaaaaactTTAACCTTTTCGCAGAGCCCTCGACGTTTtgtaaaaaggggtgtgctatccacacacccctttttacttatCTCATAcatcttgttaatttctatcatttgatcttctttaattcattcgatccgacagccgaaaattaaaagagtgtgagagaagtaaacaggggtgtgtggatatcacaccccttgtaAAAATTGTGTCAAAGGAAAAGGAGATTGAGTCTTGTATACGCCAACAAATGGGTcgtcctcttctctctctatccaccctgtctctctctcctcgcATTGTCTCTAACACCCATTACTATAAAAGAAGCCACACTCTCTCCTTgaaacccccccccccatccACCTCTCCACGCTTTTATTTCCATTGGGACTCTTCtttccttcttgttcttgttccctCTTGTTCTTGTCTAATCTCCTACTTTGTTTGTATTATCCAATCCCCAACGGACTATAAGACCTTGTCACGACTGTGTTTGCTTAGGATTAGATTTCTCAGTTCGGATTGGACTAAAAGACTAGCTTTTCAGTCCATTGGGATTTTCTCGGACATGGAGAGGATTAGTTTTGTGAAGAATGGTGTGCTGAGATTGCCTCCCGGTTTTCGATTCCACCCGACTGACGAGGAGCTTGTTCTGCAGTACTTGCGGCGCAAGGCTTACTCCTGCCCCTTGCCTGCCTCCATCATCCCGGAGGTCGATGTCTGCAAGGCCGACCCTTGGGATTTGCCAGGTTGGTTTTTCACATTTCCGTACAATTCACTTCTTCAATTGaagtgattgtttttttttctttctattttgattTGGTTTGACCAAGCTACAATGCCAAATACCTACCAATCAAAACCCAAATCGTATTTTAGACGGAAATGGTCTCGAATCTCCCAATTTTCCGGTTCTGCACTCGTTCTGTGAGTGCATAAATTGTAAAGTATTCAGTTTGGAGCGCAGATGGCTTGAAATGGAGCGCGAAATCGCCACTATGAAGAAATTAGATGGAGAATTGAAAGACTCAattggtttgttttgttttggtttaggTGATTGTGAGCAAGAGAGGTACTTTTTCAGCACTAGGGAGGCCAAGTACCCCAATGGGAACAGATCGAACAGAGCGACCTGCTCCGGTTACTGGAAGGCGACGGGATTGGACAAGCAGATTGTGACTTGCAGGGGCGGCCAAGTCGTGGGGATGAAGAAAACTCTGGTGTTTTATAGAGGAAAGCCTCCCCATGGCACCAGGACCGATTGGATTATGCACGAATACCGCCTTGTTTTGCCCGAAAATCCGGCCTCCATTGCCCCACCGGAAAAGAATTCAACCCAAGTGAGCTTCTTGTTCTACTTAGTCTCGTTTCAATAGGATTAGTAGTTTAATTTCTCAGAGGCCCCGGCTTAAAAGTAACATATTTTAATCTCCGTCACATTATTTATGACGAGACTAAGGCGGTATCTGATTATCTTCAGAGTCCCCAACTTAAATTCACAATTGTCACAATTGTGAAGTAACCCATGTGATTATTTCTTCAATTATGCTCTACAAACCACAAAgaacacatttttatttttgttattttgctgTTGCAGAGCCCTGTGGTGCCAATGGACAATTGGGTTCTCTGCCGCATATTTTTGAAGAAAAGGGGAGGCAAAAATGAGGAGGAGCAAGTTCAACAGCCCTCCTTCaatgttcgaaaaccgaagaatTTGAGGCCTGTTTTCTACGATTTCATGACGAAAGACAGGGAAAATTTGAGCCTCGCGCCTTGTTCTTCCTCCTCAGGGTCGAGTGGAATCACAGATGTGGTTTCTAGTGAGCAAGTAGACAATGATCACGGAGAAAGCAGTAGTTGCAATAGTTTAGGTTTAATTAGAAGAAAACAGTAGCggttttagttaattaatttataatccCCTTAAATTAGTTCGCTTATGTTCCAGTAATTGGGCTCTTCTGGTTGCTTTATCAGAATAATCATCTGAGAAAAATCCAAGTTTAGGAAGAAAATCGGCGGTAACTTGTAGTCGGTAATTTCGAGAGCAATGGATGGTGTGCCCTTATGTAACCAAATCCCAAATTTTCTAATATCTGATgtctttacattttatttccATTTGTTTGGACCTTATTTTAGCTCTAACAGCGACATGCTCGCATATTTACCACTCTCTATTTTCTCTATTTATTCTGGTTGTTAGAACGATTTGGAGTAACCACATTTGAATATGAATTTTCTTTTACAATTTATAATCTAAAAATTCTAGAACGCTTCGCAACATGAGATGCTCCGAGACATCgtaaaaaaaatgctcataatctgAACATGTTCTTCTCCATATCATGCAGCAGAATTTCTTTATAGAAAGGCATGGTATTTTCAAGGGAATAAGTATTGAGAAGTGACCCAAAGAGGAGTAAAAAGCAAAGTGAAAGTGTAAAAAAATGTAACGTGAGATTTTCCAAGGGAATAATTGTTGTCTTTGCAAAGATCGTCCCCTTCGCACGAGGTTCCATTTCTCCCTTTGTGGAAAGTTAAAAACTCACACTCAAAAGGAACCCAATTCCGAAACATTGTTTTCAAATGGATCGAATCTCCAAGAATTCATCCCAAatcggctctctctctctctctctccccctcacaAATCTTCAAATGCACTCCAATCTGCATCATGCAAGATTAAATCCCGGAATCTTATTCCCATAAAACAGACATTCTGACCTAGTTTTTCCGCAAATATTTATTGCCATTTTGTACTATTTTTAGTGTCTTACAAGAAACCGAAGTCCCAAGAGAGAAAAACTTGTATAGAGCAGTCATATACTGTCTCTTTCCGATCACTCTCACAAAACTGCCTCTCTATTTCAGTGGTTCCACCATActctgctaaaaaaaaaaagtcgtacccagtgcacaaggctcccgctttacgcagggtctgggagaggtgaatgtcggctagccttacccccatttatggagaggctaaTCTCGCATATTACGAGAGATGTCATAGTAAAACAACCCTACCAAAATTTCTATAATCAAACAGTCTTATTGAAGTTTCTCACATACGAAAGTGAGTTTGGTGATGTAGGGAAACAGGGTTAACTAAATATTGAATCTAAAGGACCAGTTGGTGAAAGTAGAGAAGGGGAATATAAATACAGTGGAATATTTGCTTGGCAGGGACCAGctgcaaattgaaaagaaaaaataggattTGGCCAGTAGGGAGGGTCTGGGAGGGTCCCAAGTTTTGAAAACTGATCCATCAACCCATCACCTTAAATTTTCTAAAAGCATATGATTTCTTGCACCTTTATTCCTGCGAGTTTACGTAAACGATACCTCTTTTTCTTAATCCAGACAGTGTTATAACTCTGATATGAGTTTTTACTAGACAACAAATTAACCCAGATTAGAGGAAAGCTTTGTCCCACCAATGCAATCCTCCAACCACTCTGCAACATTGACCTGCATTAGTTTTGATAGTTTTATCATTGATTAGCTCCtaattatttatcttttaattaCAAAATTATATTGACTGCATGTTCTGCACACGTGTCGTGCATGCAAGGGCTACGAGCCTGATGTAATTGACTCCATCATCAATAAAATATCATACATGTTACTCTTACCAtctatttgtatcatctctttAATAGAAATGAGACCCACAAGCGTTAGGGGCCTACCTCTATTAGACATATGGTATAAATGATTGTACAAATAGGTGATAAGTATAGCAATACTCGTAAAATATTACTGAccataaaatattataaatgaaAGTGCACATAACTATTCATAGTTAATGATAATTACATATAATTCTACGatcattaattattttcttCGACATTATCTTATTTATCGTCACGTTTAATATTCTTTGTTATTGTGATGTTgtactaagaaaaaaaaaatggagtgtAGATGCAACATCTGACCTAAGTTACTAAAAACCGCTAACTTAGTAATCATCTAGAAGTATAAACCCCTCACGCATCTAATTTTTTATTCGGAAGTGCAAAGAGGGAGCTAAAATGAGCTTTAACTCTATGAATCTATCTTCTTTCATTGAAGCTGAAAGGTCAATTTATAAACATGATTAATTGTAAGATTAAGAgacaaaaaatgtaaaaaaatgaaggaacgAAACCTACAAGGTAGGTTGTTGTCCTATACAAACATTGAGGCATGGATGATGATGATACAAATTACAATAGGTTGGATAGGTTTGAAGAGGATGGGCCACGAACCCATGAGAGAGTGCCAAGTGGACACCAGGTGGACTAAGGACGGCATAAATAATGAGATTAAACCTTTGATTAACACTCTGATTAAAGCATAATTAAGAGAGTAATTTGCCAATTTtaggaaaataaagaaataaatataTGCCGACCAAAGTTTATCGTGACACTGGTTTTGAATCACCTATTTTGCTTTTGGAGTTCTTCACGTTACTTTTTTCTATATATTTCTTTCGTTTTcatcacacaaaaaaataaaataaattaaaataaaataaaattgttgtgTGTAtgtaagagaaagagagagagggggaaagGATTGGATTGTGAAATGCTGACTTGGGTTCTCAAATTGTCAATCACGGGGGCAGGCCGTCATGGTAGACTACACACTACAGCCACAAACTGATCAGCTCGTCATGGAACGTGTTCATCAGCACTATAATATTTTGTGAATAATACGCCTCGTCGTAAATAATACGTTTAGTTGAAAACAATTTATATAAGTAGTATTGCATCATGCAATGACACAAAATACTACAGTAACGATATACCGTGTTATAAAAGTTGATCTCACGTTTGAAAGACATACATGAATTGAGGGGATGAAGAAAGGCAATTCTAACATTTTGAAAAACATTACCAAGCAGGCGGGGAATGTATTTAACGTTTGTGTATGTTGACCGGTTCCAGAACCAACCACTTTTATATTACTTTTCATGTTTATGGAGaaaattaaagttttatttAGGGGGGTTGCTTAGGATCTATGCAACAAAGACATCTCCAATTTTTATACCACTTCTAATGACATGGTCAAATCAAACACTAATCAAATATTAATCTCCCACATTAAATTAATGCCgtttgtgaaatttaaatggaggTTCTCAAGAACTCCATGCCAAGTGAGCAAGATGATTATGTACAGTTAAATCTTATTATCGTAAACCTCAACTTAACTTGCATAATTAGGATGGCGGGAAGGGTAAAGCTCATGGTATTCTTGTCACATGCGACGAGATAAACTATACCTGTATCATATATTATAGAGGCATAAGTGAAAAACCGAGTAAACTAAGAAAATCATGTGTAATTAAACCTTCACAATGTATAGTATCCTAACATTCATGTGAGTCGAAGTTCGTTAATTTTTTCGAtaaattttggttcggtttcagtATTTAGTTCCGAAAATTCCAACCCTGAGCTAAAAAGGAATCCAATGCTTGAGAATCTCATGAGGGtgggttggattttttttttttttttgctatatttaATGCATTTAAGAAGTGGGTAGGTGCCCTATGGCATAAGGAAACACCTCCCCACACGGCAGCTATTTCCCACAGCTCACCCCTCCAACAGGTTTAGAAAGCTAATACCAACTGTTGCACAAGATGTAAAATTATGTTGCCTAATTCAATTAAATGGGGGTCGATCATACATTTTAGGCCTTCTGAAAAATGCATGCGGAAAAAAACACCCCTACTAAAGTTTTTCTCCCCAAAAGATTTTCCAACGGGAAGTAATTTCTCCACACCCCTCCCCTGCGCTCatattagaagaagaaataaacaTGGATGTGCAAAAAAACCAGGACGGGCAAaaattatttctctttcctaAAGCATTGAAGGATTTAAGGctagtttgatattgttgtgctttgaaaaaaaactgcttctgctgtgctgtgagaataagaggctgtgaaataaagttgtagagtgtttggtaaacttttttgtaaaaatgcttttgaaaaaaaagcaatattatagtgtttggtaaacttttatgtaaaacagatgtgaaaaaaaaccattttttctaagctgggttttgcagcttcttgtttttggctttttttacccaaaactatgaaaaaaaagctaaaactgaatgtttaccaaacacaaaagctttttttcataccagcttttttttaagggaactttaacgaaaagtacatggtattgttcactttaacaaaaaaaccacatttttacactaaaaagtcaatcctggtactattcactttaccctttattttatccttatcattaaaactcaaagttttcaattcattttcattagttttcttttttttttaatcacctcaatcccaaactgcACCTTAGAGGTGATGAGCTCATTGACAAGCAATAAGGAACGGCAACAACCTCCATGATGGCTTACTAATTTCCTACCTTTGCTTTTTCCCTGTGCTAAAAGGTGATTAATTTTCCATCTTTTTTGCAGTACAAAGTGAGAGATTTCAACATCCACAGATGCAATAACTTGTCAAAAGTATTAAATTTCCCTGATGCATAAATCTTATATAAATATAAGACAAGGACGTAGATATGAGGTTGAACACTAACAAGATTTTCCGTGGAGGAGCATAAAATCTTTGCATAAATCATATACGGTTGCGTGTAACACCATGGCCTCAAGCATCTCTCTTCATACTCTACGAGTTAATAGCGACATATGCAGGCAATGAAAAATTGACTAATTTATTAAAGTTTTCCGGCGTCAAAGTCGGTATCAGATCCTCTAGAAGGGGttgggaaggagaaggaagttTTCAACTCATC
It encodes the following:
- the LOC103452188 gene encoding NAC domain-containing protein 83-like translates to MERISFVKNGVLRLPPGFRFHPTDEELVLQYLRRKAYSCPLPASIIPEVDVCKADPWDLPGDCEQERYFFSTREAKYPNGNRSNRATCSGYWKATGLDKQIVTCRGGQVVGMKKTLVFYRGKPPHGTRTDWIMHEYRLVLPENPASIAPPEKNSTQSPVVPMDNWVLCRIFLKKRGGKNEEEQVQQPSFNVRKPKNLRPVFYDFMTKDRENLSLAPCSSSSGSSGITDVVSSEQVDNDHGESSSCNSLGLIRRKQ